From the genome of Nicotiana sylvestris chromosome 2, ASM39365v2, whole genome shotgun sequence, one region includes:
- the LOC104222019 gene encoding triacylglycerol lipase OBL1-like isoform X1, protein MASTTCNKSFCSNYMLLKPEECSVLDLIRILFSSKILGQKNFVDCPDQEMTKVSFPQRWIIFISILTQKILQSTANPLAGFGNAIEHWLNLLNVNGGFFRLVFNALRGKVVEPDKKSATFLSFIGNMDKRVELDNKSTVEVGRRRYLEAISMMGAKAAYENKAYIETVVKDHWKMDLLGSFDFWNDYEGKATTQAFVLQDKKVDPELIVVAFRGTEFFNSDDWISDFDLSWYEIPGMGKLHAGFLKALGLQKNLGWPKDIVQTDNNQSSPAYYYLRKLLKQLLQKNEKAKFVVTGHSLGGALAILFPAILAFHKESLLLKRLEGIYTFGQPRVGDANFGEYMKKQLAKHDVPYYRVVYSNDMVPRLPYDNSTFMFKHFGTCLYYNSLYKEKILSEEPDKNGFSLLLIIPKMINAAWELIRSFILPLPCLAGRNYKEGGLLLLTRVVGLLLPGVPAHCPQDYVNSTRLGSPVHEQLYANADGPKYQKIGIITS, encoded by the exons ATGGCGAGCACTACTTGCAATAAGTCTTTCTGTAGCAACTATATGCTTCTAAAACCAGAGGAATGTAGTGTATTAGACTTGATACGTATCTTGTTTTCCAGTAAAATATTGGGACAAAAAAATTTCGTAGACTGCCCTGATCAAGAAATGACTAAGGTGTCATTTCCACAAAGATGGATAATTTTTATTTCCATCCTAACCCAAAAAATTTTACAGTCTACTGCTAATCCTTTGGCAGGGTTTGGCAATGCTATTGAGCACTGGCTTAACCTTTTAAACGTTAACGGCGGCTTCTTCCGTCTTGTTTTCAACGCCTTAAGAG GTAAAGTTGTAGAGCCGGATAAGAAATCAGCGACTTTCTTATCTTTTATTGGAAATATGGATAAAAGGGTTGAGCTAGATAATAAGAGTACTGTTGAAGTTGGACGTAGAAGATATCTTGAGGCAATAAGTATGATGGGTGCCAAAGCAGCTTACGAGAACAAAGCATATATTGAAACTGTGGTCAAAGATCACTGGAAG ATGGATTTGTTGGGCTCCTTTGACTTCTGGAATG ATTATGAAGGAAAGGCTACAACACAAGCATTCGTGCTTCAAGATAAAAAGGTCGACCCCGAGCTTATTGTTGTGGCATTTAGAGGAACAGAATTCTTCAATTCCGATGATTGGATCTCAGACTTTGATCTCTCTTGGTATGAGATTCCTGGTATGGGCAAACTTCATGCCGGATTTTTGAAAGCTCTAGGGTTACAGAAGAACCTGGGATGGCCCAAAGATATTGTACAAACAGATAACAACCAGTCATCTCCAGCCTACTATTACCTAAGAAAATTGCTCAAGCAACTTCTGCAGAAGAATGAAAAGGCAAAGTTTGTGGTTACTGGTCACAGTTTGGGTGGAGCACTTGCAATTCTATTTCCTGCAATATTGGCATTTCATAAGGAATCCTTGCTGTTGAAAAGATTAGAGGGCATTTATACATTTGGACAGCCAAGAGTTGGAGATGCAAATTTCGGTGAATATATGAAGAAGCAATTAGCAAAACATGACGTTCCATATTATAGGGTTGTCTACAGCAATGACATGGTACCAAGACTGCCATATGATAATTCTACCTTCATGTTCAAGCACTTTGGAACTTGCTTATACTATAACAGCCTCTACAAAGAAAAA ATTTTAAGTGAAGAACCAGACAAGAACGGCTTCTCTCTGTTACTGATTATACCAAAGATGATAAATGCGGCATGGGAGCTGATCAGAAGCTTTATTCTACCTCTTCCGTGTTTAGCCGGACGGAACTACAAGGAAGGTGGGCTTCTTCTTCTCACGAGAGTGGTAGGCTTGTTACTCCCAGGCGTACCAGCACATTGTCCTCAGGATTATGTCAATTCCACGAGGCTGGGATCACCTGTACATGAGCAGCTTTATGCTAACGCTGATGGACCAAAGTATCAAAAGATTGGCATTATCACATCTTAA
- the LOC104222019 gene encoding triacylglycerol lipase OBL1-like isoform X2, translating to MASTTCNKSFCSNYMLLKPEECSVLDLIRILFSSKILGQKNFVDCPDQEMTKVSFPQRWIIFISILTQKILQSTANPLAGFGNAIEHWLNLLNVNGGFFRLVFNALRGKVVEPDKKSATFLSFIGNMDKRVELDNKSTVEVGRRRYLEAISMMGAKAAYENKAYIETVVKDHWKMDLLGSFDFWNDYEGKATTQAFVLQDKKVDPELIVVAFRGTEFFNSDDWISDFDLSWYEIPGMGKLHAGFLKALGLQKNLGWPKDIVQTDNNQSSPAYYYLRKLLKQLLQKNEKAKFVVTGHSLGGALAILFPAILAFHKESLLLKRLEGIYTFGQPRVGDANFGEYMKKQLAKHDVPYYRVVYSNDMVPRLPYDNSTFMFKHFGTCLYYNSLYKEKIIFSQINSNHFKQPEETKSTTPARKHDFLR from the exons ATGGCGAGCACTACTTGCAATAAGTCTTTCTGTAGCAACTATATGCTTCTAAAACCAGAGGAATGTAGTGTATTAGACTTGATACGTATCTTGTTTTCCAGTAAAATATTGGGACAAAAAAATTTCGTAGACTGCCCTGATCAAGAAATGACTAAGGTGTCATTTCCACAAAGATGGATAATTTTTATTTCCATCCTAACCCAAAAAATTTTACAGTCTACTGCTAATCCTTTGGCAGGGTTTGGCAATGCTATTGAGCACTGGCTTAACCTTTTAAACGTTAACGGCGGCTTCTTCCGTCTTGTTTTCAACGCCTTAAGAG GTAAAGTTGTAGAGCCGGATAAGAAATCAGCGACTTTCTTATCTTTTATTGGAAATATGGATAAAAGGGTTGAGCTAGATAATAAGAGTACTGTTGAAGTTGGACGTAGAAGATATCTTGAGGCAATAAGTATGATGGGTGCCAAAGCAGCTTACGAGAACAAAGCATATATTGAAACTGTGGTCAAAGATCACTGGAAG ATGGATTTGTTGGGCTCCTTTGACTTCTGGAATG ATTATGAAGGAAAGGCTACAACACAAGCATTCGTGCTTCAAGATAAAAAGGTCGACCCCGAGCTTATTGTTGTGGCATTTAGAGGAACAGAATTCTTCAATTCCGATGATTGGATCTCAGACTTTGATCTCTCTTGGTATGAGATTCCTGGTATGGGCAAACTTCATGCCGGATTTTTGAAAGCTCTAGGGTTACAGAAGAACCTGGGATGGCCCAAAGATATTGTACAAACAGATAACAACCAGTCATCTCCAGCCTACTATTACCTAAGAAAATTGCTCAAGCAACTTCTGCAGAAGAATGAAAAGGCAAAGTTTGTGGTTACTGGTCACAGTTTGGGTGGAGCACTTGCAATTCTATTTCCTGCAATATTGGCATTTCATAAGGAATCCTTGCTGTTGAAAAGATTAGAGGGCATTTATACATTTGGACAGCCAAGAGTTGGAGATGCAAATTTCGGTGAATATATGAAGAAGCAATTAGCAAAACATGACGTTCCATATTATAGGGTTGTCTACAGCAATGACATGGTACCAAGACTGCCATATGATAATTCTACCTTCATGTTCAAGCACTTTGGAACTTGCTTATACTATAACAGCCTCTACAAAGAAAAA ATCATCTTTAGCCAAATAAACTCAAACCATTTCAAGCAACCAGAAGAAACAAAATCAACAACACCCGCAAGGAAACATGATTTCCTTCGATGA
- the LOC104234802 gene encoding triacylglycerol lipase OBL1-like isoform X1, whose product MDRYNKVSSKKYLQLKPDEASLLDLLRILFSGNLKSKQFIESLRVKETAFERRGYIFLSVSVQKALHFISKPLFYCGSISEFCLNLLARNQSLPTLLLRILQGKVVMPEKESASYLSAIGFIDPRVDCHNKFKPWDKTYIVALSAIASKVAYENKAFIRATVEDQWKMELQGAYDFWNEYHQTKSTQGFIFHDKTTSPDRIIVAFRGTEPFNSDDWSTDFDISWYKFHSIGKVHSGFMKAMGLQKDESWPANIPQDDQRPVAYYTIREKLRDLFQKNNKTKFVLTGHSLGGALAVLFAAVLAFHNEAFILERLEAIYTFGQPRVGDSEFGDFMKEQFRNYGIEYYRFVYSHDIVTRLPYDNTTLLFKHFGTCLYYSSIYEGKIVSEEPDRNYFSLRSLISKRVDALWELVRSFLLPYLYGTEYRESLLLQALRLYGLLFPGMPAHGPPEYINAICLGDATLFKARR is encoded by the exons ATGGATCGTTATAACAAGGTGAGTAGCAAAAAATACCTTCAACTAAAACCAGATGAAGCAAGTCTTTTGGATCTCCTACGTATTCTCTTCTCCGGCAACCTTAAAAGCAAACAATTCATAGAATCTTTGAGAGTGAAAGAGACAGCCTTTGAGCGTCGGGGATACATATTTCTCTCCGTCTCCGTCCAAAAAGCTCTTCATTTCATTTCAAAGCCTCTGTTCTATTGCGGTTCAATTTCAGAGTTCTGCCTAAATCTTCTAGCTCGTAACCAAAGCCTACCTACACTGTTATTGAGAATCTTGCAAG GGAAGGTAGTGATGCCAGAAAAAGAGTCAGCCAGCTATCTATCCGCAATTGGATTTATAGATCCGAGAGTGGATTGTCATAACAAGTTCAAACCTTGGGATAAAACATACATTGTTGCGCTTTCTGCAATTGCATCAAAAGTAGCCTACGAGAATAAAGCCTTCATCCGAGCTACCGTTGAAGATCAATGGAAG ATGGAGTTACAGGGTGCCTACGATTTTTGGAACG AGTATCACCAAACAAAATCGACTCAAGGCTTCATATTTCATGATAAAACAACCAGTCCGGACAGAATTATTGTGGCATTTAGAGGTACTGAACCCTTCAATTCAGATGATTGGAGTACAGATTTCGACATATCTTGGTACAAATTCCACAGCATCGGCAAAGTCCACAGCGGTTTCATGAAGGCTATGGGCTTGCAGAAAGATGAAAGTTGGCCTGCCAATATACCACAAGATGACCAACGCCCAGTAGCATATTACACAATCAGGGAAAAACTAAGAGACTTGTttcaaaaaaataacaaaaccaaATTTGTTCTAACAGGACACAGCTTAGGTGGTGCACTCGCAGTTCTTTTTGCAGCAGTTCTTGCATTCCACAATGAGGCTTTTATACTAGAAAGATTGGAAGCAATTTACACATTTGGGCAGCCGAGGGTAGGTGATAGCGAGTTCGGGGACTTCATGAAGGAACAATTCAGGAACTATGGCATTGAATATTATAGATTTGTTTACAGTCATGATATTGTTACCAGGTTGCCTTATGATAACACTACCCTGCTTTTTAAACACTTTGGGACATGCCTTTACTATAGCAGCATATATGAAGGAAAG ATCGTTTCAGAAGAACCAGACAGAAATTACTTTTCTCTGAGATCACTAATATCAAAGAGGGTGGATGCATTGTGGGAATTGGTGAGAAGCTTTCTTCTTCCATATCTGTATGGAACAGAATACAGAGAAAGCTTGCTTCTTCAGGCACTTAGGCTGTACGGACTCCTATTTCCAGGCATGCCCGCTCATGGTCCCCCTGAGTATATTAATGCAATTTGTTTGGGCGATGCTACTCTATTTAAAGCTCGTAGATGA
- the LOC104234802 gene encoding triacylglycerol lipase OBL1-like isoform X2: MDRYNKVSSKKYLQLKPDEASLLDLLRILFSGNLKSKQFIESLRVKETAFERRGYIFLSVSVQKALHFISKPLFYCGSISEFCLNLLARNQSLPTLLLRILQGKVVMPEKESASYLSAIGFIDPRVDCHNKFKPWDKTYIVALSAIASKVAYENKAFIRATVEDQWKGAYDFWNEYHQTKSTQGFIFHDKTTSPDRIIVAFRGTEPFNSDDWSTDFDISWYKFHSIGKVHSGFMKAMGLQKDESWPANIPQDDQRPVAYYTIREKLRDLFQKNNKTKFVLTGHSLGGALAVLFAAVLAFHNEAFILERLEAIYTFGQPRVGDSEFGDFMKEQFRNYGIEYYRFVYSHDIVTRLPYDNTTLLFKHFGTCLYYSSIYEGKIVSEEPDRNYFSLRSLISKRVDALWELVRSFLLPYLYGTEYRESLLLQALRLYGLLFPGMPAHGPPEYINAICLGDATLFKARR, from the exons ATGGATCGTTATAACAAGGTGAGTAGCAAAAAATACCTTCAACTAAAACCAGATGAAGCAAGTCTTTTGGATCTCCTACGTATTCTCTTCTCCGGCAACCTTAAAAGCAAACAATTCATAGAATCTTTGAGAGTGAAAGAGACAGCCTTTGAGCGTCGGGGATACATATTTCTCTCCGTCTCCGTCCAAAAAGCTCTTCATTTCATTTCAAAGCCTCTGTTCTATTGCGGTTCAATTTCAGAGTTCTGCCTAAATCTTCTAGCTCGTAACCAAAGCCTACCTACACTGTTATTGAGAATCTTGCAAG GGAAGGTAGTGATGCCAGAAAAAGAGTCAGCCAGCTATCTATCCGCAATTGGATTTATAGATCCGAGAGTGGATTGTCATAACAAGTTCAAACCTTGGGATAAAACATACATTGTTGCGCTTTCTGCAATTGCATCAAAAGTAGCCTACGAGAATAAAGCCTTCATCCGAGCTACCGTTGAAGATCAATGGAAG GGTGCCTACGATTTTTGGAACG AGTATCACCAAACAAAATCGACTCAAGGCTTCATATTTCATGATAAAACAACCAGTCCGGACAGAATTATTGTGGCATTTAGAGGTACTGAACCCTTCAATTCAGATGATTGGAGTACAGATTTCGACATATCTTGGTACAAATTCCACAGCATCGGCAAAGTCCACAGCGGTTTCATGAAGGCTATGGGCTTGCAGAAAGATGAAAGTTGGCCTGCCAATATACCACAAGATGACCAACGCCCAGTAGCATATTACACAATCAGGGAAAAACTAAGAGACTTGTttcaaaaaaataacaaaaccaaATTTGTTCTAACAGGACACAGCTTAGGTGGTGCACTCGCAGTTCTTTTTGCAGCAGTTCTTGCATTCCACAATGAGGCTTTTATACTAGAAAGATTGGAAGCAATTTACACATTTGGGCAGCCGAGGGTAGGTGATAGCGAGTTCGGGGACTTCATGAAGGAACAATTCAGGAACTATGGCATTGAATATTATAGATTTGTTTACAGTCATGATATTGTTACCAGGTTGCCTTATGATAACACTACCCTGCTTTTTAAACACTTTGGGACATGCCTTTACTATAGCAGCATATATGAAGGAAAG ATCGTTTCAGAAGAACCAGACAGAAATTACTTTTCTCTGAGATCACTAATATCAAAGAGGGTGGATGCATTGTGGGAATTGGTGAGAAGCTTTCTTCTTCCATATCTGTATGGAACAGAATACAGAGAAAGCTTGCTTCTTCAGGCACTTAGGCTGTACGGACTCCTATTTCCAGGCATGCCCGCTCATGGTCCCCCTGAGTATATTAATGCAATTTGTTTGGGCGATGCTACTCTATTTAAAGCTCGTAGATGA